One part of the Desulfonatronum thioautotrophicum genome encodes these proteins:
- a CDS encoding cytidylyltransferase domain-containing protein: protein MLVEHSKKDYVLTMNIIALIPARGGSKGISRKNMALCAGKPLIQYTFESARQSRCMSRVYLSTDDQEIAEFGKQNDIEVPFMRPPELAADQTPMIDVIRHFMSWLDEQSIPFDGVMLLQPTSPLRMAKHIDEAIALFEEQRPSSLVSVVEVPHNFSPTSLMHFKGGKLTPCTDSQIYRRQDKPTYYARNGPAILIVTKAAIDSGNCYAQPCAGYEMDMISSVDVDNNNTLQIAAIFLSN from the coding sequence GATTACGTACTGACCATGAATATCATCGCCCTGATCCCCGCCCGGGGCGGGTCCAAGGGCATTTCGCGCAAGAACATGGCTCTCTGCGCCGGCAAGCCTCTGATTCAGTACACCTTTGAGTCAGCCCGGCAATCTAGGTGCATGAGCAGGGTTTATCTATCAACGGACGACCAGGAAATTGCCGAGTTTGGCAAACAGAATGACATTGAAGTACCTTTTATGCGCCCTCCTGAACTGGCCGCCGATCAAACGCCAATGATCGACGTGATAAGGCACTTTATGTCTTGGCTGGACGAGCAAAGCATCCCCTTTGACGGCGTGATGCTCCTACAACCCACATCCCCCCTGCGCATGGCAAAGCATATCGACGAGGCCATTGCTCTATTCGAGGAGCAAAGACCCAGCAGCCTCGTATCAGTGGTCGAGGTTCCACACAATTTTTCGCCCACCTCTTTGATGCATTTCAAGGGCGGCAAGTTGACCCCATGCACCGATAGCCAAATCTACCGCCGCCAGGACAAACCTACCTACTATGCCAGGAACGGTCCAGCCATTCTTATAGTAACAAAAGCCGCCATTGATTCCGGTAATTGCTATGCACAACCATGCGCTGGGTATGAAATGGATATGATCAGTTCCGTTGATGTAGATAATAACAATACATTAC